GCGCCAACAAAGTTTCATCCGTCGTGCCCGTCAAAAAAATCACGGGAATGAATTCTTCTCCGGTGCTGGCCTTGATCTGGATGGTGGCTTCATAGCCATCCATCACCGGCATCTGAATGTCCATCAGAACCATATCGACACGGTTCTCTTTGAACATACGAACACCCTCTTCACCATTGACCGCCAGCAAGACTTCGTAGTTCATCTTGACTAGCGCACGGCGGAGAATCATCCGACTCGTCGCGTCATCTTCCACGACCAGGAAGACGAGCTTCTGGTCCAGGGCGGCGGTACTCTCAGCAGCCACGTATAGGTTCCGATTGTTCTAGTTGGCTCACGAGTTGCTGCACTCTATTCCATCTTGAAGAGCTCACCAAAATTAGACACCTGAAGAATATTCTGAATTTCGGAGTTTCCGTTGATGAGCCGCACATCGGCTTGGTCCTCTCCAACGTGTTCGCGCAGCAGAAGCAACATCCCCAGCGCTGAACTGTCCATGTACTCAACGCCGGCCATGTCTACTACGACTTTGGCGCCAGTATCGACTTGCCCGTCGTAGGCCTTGCGGAATGCTTCGTGAACCGAAAAGTCAAACCTTCCGGTCACAGTGATGGTGAGAGAATTGTCGTCTTTCGAGCCTTCGCTGGTTACTGCCATGGTCGTATGACCTCCTTGTCTTCAAATGAGTGTTCAGAAGAGTTCAACCTCACCCTCTTCCATGTCTTCTTGCATTGCGGGCTTGTGCACAACATCTCTCCAGCCATCCCGGAAACGCGCAATCGACTGATCGAGATCGGACAATCCATCTTCCGTGGATAGATCGAGTTCGCTCAGAGATTGGTTCAGCTCATCAAAGAATTCGAATGTGTGGCGGATCATGCTTTCGTTGTATCCGAGTACCTGAGTGACGATGTCTTCAAACTGCAGACACCGCACCGCAACCGCCAGATTTTCATTGAGTCGATGGGCGGTCGCCGATACGTCCCCTACGGTCGCCGCCATGATCTCGTTCACCGCCTTCACATCTTCCGCCAACCCATCGACCCTTCCCTTGGATCGAATGGCCGCGCCCATGTCCTTTGACGCGATTTGCGAGATCACGTCGCGAGTTTCGCCGATCGTAATGCGAGTGGCGTCGACCAGCTCACTGATCTGGGTGTTGAATTCGTTCGATTCTAGCGCCAGGGCTTTTACCTCGTCGGCCACGACACTGAAGCCACGGCCGTACTCACCGGCGTGAACGGCCTCGATCTTGGCATTGAGGGCCAGCAGCCCGGTCTGCGCAGCGAGCTTCCGCGCTTTGAGTGCGACATTGTGAATGGCTTCGATCTGTTCTGTGAGATGGTCCACCTTGGTCACCATGGACATGCTCTCTCGGCTCACGGTAATGATGTGACTTACAAATTCCTTGAGCACGCTGTTCGTTTCGCTGACGAATCGGGACAACGAACCTGCATTGCCATCGGTGTCTGCAACATTCTGATCGGCCATTTGTGAGACCATCGTGAGTACTAGATCGCGCTGAGTCGACGCATCGTTCTTGAGGTTTTCGAAGCTGCCGCCAAGATTCCCAATAGATTCCCGCACGAGTTCTCGTGCGTTTACGGTACTGCTCGAGATCTCAGCCATCACT
This DNA window, taken from Myxococcales bacterium, encodes the following:
- a CDS encoding STAS domain-containing protein, which gives rise to MAVTSEGSKDDNSLTITVTGRFDFSVHEAFRKAYDGQVDTGAKVVVDMAGVEYMDSSALGMLLLLREHVGEDQADVRLINGNSEIQNILQVSNFGELFKME
- a CDS encoding methyl-accepting chemotaxis protein yields the protein MEKDGEIDSETAQVDSVHEDLDVKAVAESKSTAGKHNETLERNAAAMTEVLEEAIDAVREVMAEISSSTVNARELVRESIGNLGGSFENLKNDASTQRDLVLTMVSQMADQNVADTDGNAGSLSRFVSETNSVLKEFVSHIITVSRESMSMVTKVDHLTEQIEAIHNVALKARKLAAQTGLLALNAKIEAVHAGEYGRGFSVVADEVKALALESNEFNTQISELVDATRITIGETRDVISQIASKDMGAAIRSKGRVDGLAEDVKAVNEIMAATVGDVSATAHRLNENLAVAVRCLQFEDIVTQVLGYNESMIRHTFEFFDELNQSLSELDLSTEDGLSDLDQSIARFRDGWRDVVHKPAMQEDMEEGEVELF